One part of the Phoenix dactylifera cultivar Barhee BC4 chromosome 4, palm_55x_up_171113_PBpolish2nd_filt_p, whole genome shotgun sequence genome encodes these proteins:
- the LOC103722159 gene encoding probable polygalacturonase codes for MASLPPVALALALMAVLLLVEWGSAAAPEGGETCSGIVPMKERGTAMSVADFGGVGDGQTLNTAAFQKAVAEIERRGPASGTLLYVPPGVWLTGAFNLTSHMTLFLARGAVIKATQDTSSWPLIDPLPSYGRGRELPGGRYMSLIHGNGIHDVIITGENGTIDGQGEVWWNMWRQRTLPFTRPNILELMHCRDIVISNVVFQNSPFWNIHPVYCSNVVVRNVTVLAPPDSPNTDGIDPDSSLNVCIEDCYISTGDDLVAVKSGWDEYGMAYAHPSSGITVRRLTGSSPFSGIAIGSETSGGVENVLVESIHIHNTGIGIHIKTNSGRGGFIRNITVSGVNLNNVRKAVRLAGDVGGHPDSMYNPNALPIVDALTIKDVWGVDIQQPGSMEGIKNSPFTRICLSNVKLNGDGAREVPWKCEDVSGGATEVQPSPCTELTGTSGMSFCANAI; via the exons aTGGCGTCACTACCACCTGTGGCACTGGCACTGGCACTGATGGCGGTCCTTCTCTTGGTGGAATGGGGCTCGGCGGCGGCGCCGGAGGGGGGAGAGACGTGCTCGGGAATAGTGCCGATGAAGGAGCGGGGAACGGCGATGTCGGTGGCGGATTTCGGCGGGGTGGGGGACGGCCAGACGCTCAACACGGCGGCGTTCCAGAAGGCCGTGGCGGAGATCGAACGGCGAGGGCCGGCCAGCGGCACCCTCCTCTACGTCCCACCGGGGGTCTGGCTCACGGGGGCCTTCAATCTCACCAGCCACATGACCCTTTTCCTCGCCAGGGGCGCTGTCATCAAGGCCACCCAG GATACATCGAGCTGGCCTTTGATCGATCCTTTGCCATCATATGGGAGAGGACGGGAGCTTCCTGGTGGGAGATATATGAGTCTGATTCATGGAAATGGAATTCATGATGTGATAATAACAG GAGAGAATGGAACAATTGATGGCCAAGGCGAGGTCTGGTGGAATATGTGGAGGCAAAGAACCCTGCCTTTCACAAGACCAAACATCTTGGAGCTCATGCATTGTAGAGATATTGTTATTTCTAATGTGGTCTTCCAAAACTCACCATTTTGGAATATTCACCCTGTTTATTGCAG CAATGTGGTCGTAAGAAATGTGACCGTGTTGGCTCCACCTGACTCTCCTAACACAGACGGAATCGATCCAG ATTCCAGCTTAAATGTCTGCATAGAGGACTGTTATATTTCAACAGGGGATGATCTAGTAGCTGTGAAAAGTGGGTGGGATGAGTATGGCATGGCCTATGCCCACCCCAGCTCTGGCATCACTGTTCGGCGGTTGACCGGCTCATCTCCTTTTTCTGGAATTGCCATTGGAAGCGAAACCTCTGGTGGGGTGGAGAATGTCTTAGTGGAGAGCATACATATCCATAACACTGGTATTGGGATACATATAAAAACCAATTCTGGTAGGGGTGGTTTTATAAGAAACATTACTGTCTCAGGTGTGAATCTGAACAATGTTCGCAAGGCTGTGAGACTTGCAGGTGATGTTGGAGGTCATCCTGACAGCATGTATAATCCAAATGCTCTTCCAATTGTCGATGCTTTGACTATCAAAGATGTGTGGGGTGTCGATATCCAGCAGCCTGGGTCGATGGAGGGCATCAAGAACTCACCTTTCACGCGGATATGTCTTTCTAATGTGAAGCTTAATGGTGACGGGGCACGGGAAGTGCCATGGAAGTGTGAGGATGTGAGTGGTGGTGCCACTGAGGTGCAGCCATCGCCGTGCACAGAGTTGACTGGGACTTCTGGGATGAGCTTTTGTGCAAATGCAATCTGA